TGATGGTAATGTTCAGGTAATCTTTCCAGTCCATCAGTCCACTGCTATTTTTTAAATTGATCTTTGAATTACTTTTTCCTCTGTtatattttcgtttttttccgATATTGATTCACTCACATATCATGAGTCAGTGGTGTGGTCGACCAGCAGGTTGATTCATCAAACATTTCTTCGCAGCACAACTTTGCTGTAACAATACCTTCCTAGTGTCGGACATCGTAGTGCAAACGAATTAAGTGCCAGTGGATGGAACGAAGAGCCACAGGCTGTAGAAAATGAATGGGCCCCAAGTCACTATAGTGTCTATTGGCCACAGCTGTATTTAAACTCAGATGTTGCGGGGCTCTCGCCCTTTGACCCCACATGCCTATGGACAGCAGAGGTCAATGCAAAGATAAAGTGTGTTTTGTGAAACAAAACCAGTTCAGTTATGAACTGGTTTGAATACGAGCATTATGTGTTCAGATGAACATAATAAAACGCGTGGCTGAAAGCCCAGACCTCACATTTCAAGCTACTTAGTCTGGGGAATTAAATTGCTGTTACTCCAAACAGTTGCTCTCTCACTGTCGAGCATTTCTGCTACTTTAGCTTGCCTTTAAAACTCGCCTCCACTGGACGCCgctgagaagaggaggagaagtagaGTAGAATCGAGAGTTTGTGCTTCTGGTGATTCTTCCATCTTTGCGCTGCCTCTCAAAGGAGCTGCAGAATCAAAACTTATTTTCCATAATAATCAACCTAAATCCAAACTGTTTTGGGGGAGGCATCGGGACCATGAGGACCAACAGTTTTCTTTCCTACATTCCAACATTCACTACATTCATCGATAGTGATGCAACATTCACATTCATGATTGACAGCAGAGATATTACGAGTCAGGATATGAAATCTACATTATATAATTAGTTGCTCCATGTATGCATTATGAATGCCCCTTATTAGTAGTATAGAAGTAGGAGCTGCAGTCGTAGTACCAATCCAAGACGTGGATCTGTGTGCGACATGGgattacttttgtgtgtgtgtgtgtgtgtttgcttgtgtgtgtgtgcgggcatgcatgcatgcgcttatgtgtgtgtgtgtgtgtgtgtgtgtgtgtgtgtgcgtgtgcgtgcgtgtatgtgcgtgtgtgtgtgtgtgtgtgtgtgtgtgtgtgtgtgtgtgtgtgtgtgtgtgtgtgtgtgtgtgtgtgtgtgtgtatgcatacatgcgcttgtatgtgtgtgtgtgtgtgtgtgtttgtgtttgtgtgtgtgtgtgtgtgtgtgtgtgtgtgtgtgcgtgttgggggGATGATGGagtgaggaggatggaggagaggtggaggcaaaggtggagaagcagggttATGTCTCAGCGTTGGTCGCCTCAGGTGGAGGTGAAACCCAGTCCAaaccactttgtgtgtgtgagagagagagagagagagagagagagagagagagagagagagagagagagagagagagagagagagagagagagagagagagagagagagagagagagagagagagagagagaatgggaaagagagagagagagagttctgtccagctgtgttgttgtgtgcgtTCGCATGCCTGTATACTTGTGCATAATGcgtctgagtgtgtatgtgtgttaaggtctgtgtgtgtgtgtgtgcgtgtgtttgtttagtgcgtacattgtgtgtgtgtgtgtgtgtgtgtgtgtgtgtgtgtgtgtgtgtgtgtgtgtgtgtatgtgtgtgtgtgtgtgtgtgtgtgtgcgtgtgtgtgtgaggctgacTCAAGAGCCGCATCCATTCCCCCATGCTTCTCTTTGttgagtctttgtgtgtgtgagcaggtaaACACTCGACATGACAAGGAGAGACCGGCACGCTCCCTGATTACAGCCTGTTATAGCCTTGCCATTCATTCACATCCTCCCAAATGAATGAGCCCACTGCTTCTAATGCTAGAGTCAATAAGAGGAGGCCTACAGCCTTTTCCCTCGCTCGTGTCCCTTTCTGTTACTgcttgtctgcctgtctgcgtgtctgttcTTCCAACTGTATGTCCGTCgacctgtccctctgtctgtctgtctgtctgtctgtctgtctgtctgtctgtctgtctgtctgtctgcctttctgcgTGTCTGTTCTTCCAACTGTATGTCCGTCgacctgtccctctgtctgtctgtctgtctgtctgtctgtctttctgtctgtctgtctgtctgtctgtctgtctgtctgtctgtctgtctgtctgtctgtctgtctgtctgtctgtctgtctgtctgtctgtctgtctgtctgtctgtctgtctgtctgcctgcctgtctgcctgcctgtctacctGTATGTACTGTAAATGTGTACCAATGTTTCCTGGCTGTCTAGCTGGCTGGCTATTTCTCTATTTTTCTGGCAATCTAGCTGTCTGTCTTACTGCATGtaagtactgtatgcatgcctGTCTGCTGGCTGTCTAGCTGGCGGGCTATTTCTCTGTTTTCCTGTCAGTCTATGGGGTCTGCTTTTTTCCTTACATTTCCCAAATCCATTTATCAAATCAACTCtcaacaatctctctctctc
The Gadus morhua chromosome 7, gadMor3.0, whole genome shotgun sequence DNA segment above includes these coding regions:
- the LOC115547134 gene encoding LOW QUALITY PROTEIN: keratin-associated protein 10-2-like (The sequence of the model RefSeq protein was modified relative to this genomic sequence to represent the inferred CDS: substituted 1 base at 1 genomic stop codon) — encoded protein: MIHELVLRDALQEISLRPCGSLVTRFRVAVCVCVCVCVCVCVCVCVCVCVCVCVCVCVCVCVCVCVCVCVCVCVCVCVCVCVCVCLCVCAGMHACAYVCVCVCVCVCVRVRACMCVCVCVCVCVCVCVCVCVCVCVCVCVCIHALVCVCVCVCLCLCVCVCVCVSVCVCVRVFVXCVHCVCVCVCVCVCVCVCVCVYVCVCVCVCACVCEADSRAASIPPCFSLLSLCVCEQVNTRHDKERPARSLITACYSLAIHSHPPK